The Alnus glutinosa chromosome 10, dhAlnGlut1.1, whole genome shotgun sequence DNA window AAATCGACTGCTAGGATTTATGGCCTGCGATATTGGGTAGCATTTTTGTTCTTAAAGTTGCTGTGATCTTTCTGTTGagtaaaaaatttgattttggaTTTTGGGATTGCATTTGACGTTTTCAGTGTGTTTTGCTTAATGCGTATGCATTGCTATTGGTGGGAATTCATTGAAATGATGTGCTGGTTCGATGGGGTTGTGAGTTTGTGCATCCTTGCTGTTTCTATTTCTTGGTATAATCTTGCTCTTTAGGTAAAAGCTACAAAATTGGGAGTTTATTTGGTGCGTTTTTTACAAGTTCTATAATTTTAGCAGAAGTCAAGACTGTTTTGTAGGTATATAAATTAATTGCATTTGATTATGTAACGTACAAGCAAGCTTACCCCCACCCTCCCTGcgaaatgatgattttaaagcCAAGGTTAGAATGATAGAATGCATTATAcgagaaggaaaagaaactgAAGATTATGTTGTTACCTAATGCAACTATATAGAGAGATTCAAATTTTCGGATCCTTGAGAATCCAAATTTTGGTCATTGACCATGATCTTATTCTCTTGTAAATAATCCACACCCGTTAGACCAACTTGAATGAGAGTACGAGAATGCTGGTCCACAACCCGAAAAAGATGCAGGACAAATGTTGCAAATATGATAGTTTTATCCAGTAAAAGCACATAAAAATTATCCTTGCTCTTGGaggttgtttttttctttttgtaataaCATGATGAGTTCTTCTGTTTTCCAATAAATGGTGTTGGTAGATGTGCTTGCATCATATAGCAGTCTTATGTGTTCACTGTCTAGCatcatattaatataattgaaaatATATCTCAAAGCAGGGTTTGGTGTCTTTATCTGGTTTTCCTATATTTTAAAGAATGAAGAGCATCTATTTTGCTGGATTCTGCTGTTCGAAATTCCTCTTTATTGGATGAGGGCTTAAAATTTCTCTGACTAGATGCTAGGGTTATCATAAATGAGTTGTTCCTTGAAATAATTCATTCTGTGAAATTGCGTGCTAAGATTTCATTAATTGTGCTGGATTTttctgttcacaagcttctcaTTATTGGTTGAGGGCATAAAGCTTCTAATTAACGTATATGAATGAGTAGATGCTAAGCTTAAGCTTATCATGATTGAAATAATTCATTCTGTGCAATTGCATGTCAACTCTTGGAAGAATCTGTTAATTGGTGCTCACGGCCATCTCCCATTCTAGTTAGTCTTTTACCCCTATAGATTGCAGCACACCCTGATATATTGGGTTACAGCATTGTCTCTCTTTCAGTGATTACCCATGTCTtgctatttctatttttaatttttggattaaAAGCCATGTCTTGCATTATTCtcagttttgaattttttgcacTTTGCAGGTGTATGATTGGATGAACGATaaaggagagaggtttagatTGTCTACTAGTGATGCTGCAATTCAACTAGATCTCATTGGCAAGGTTCGTGGAATTTCTGGTGCTGAAGAGTATTTCCTGAAGATGCCAGATACTTTGAGGGACAGAAGGATATATGGTGCTCTTCTCAATGCTTATGTGAAGGCTAAAATGAGAGAAAAGGCAGAATCTTTACTCGACgaaataaaaagtaaaggtTTTGCTACACACGCACTTCCTTACAATGTGATGATGACTCTCTATATGAACCTCAAGGAGTATGATAAAGTTGACTCGATCGTTTCAGAAATGATGGAGAAAAGCATGCAGTTGGATATATACTCTTATAATATCTGGCTATCATCTCGTGGATCGCAAGGATCTGCAGAAAAGATGGAACAAGTATTTGAACAGATGAAACTGGACAGAACCATTATTCCCAATTGGACTACATTTAGCACGATGGCTACAATGTACATTAAGATGGGGCAGTTTGAAAAAGCTGAAGATTGCTTGAAGAAGGTGGAGAGTAGGATAACAGGTCGGGATCGAATACCTTATCATTATCTTATAAGTCTTTATGGTAATGTTGGTAACAAAGAAGAGGCTTATCGAGTATGGAAAGTTTACAGAACAATTTTTCCCATCGTTCCAAATTTGGGATACCATGCTATAATATCCTCTCTTGTTAGACTAGGTGATATCGAAAGGGCAGAGAAAATTTATGAGGAGTGGTTGCAGGTAAAGTCATCTTATGACCCTAGAATAGGAAATCTTCTCATGGGTTGGTATGTTAAAGAAGGAAATTTGGATAAAGCTGAGAGTTTCTTCAACCAAATGGTCGAAACTGGAGGGAAGCCAAATTCGAGTACATGGGAGACTCTTGTTGAAGGGCATATGGGAGAGAAGAGGATTTCTGAGGCCTTATCCTGCTGGAAAGAAGCTTTTATGGCTGAGGGTTCAAAGAGTTGGCGGCCAAAGCCTGCCAATGTGTCTACCTTCTTTGAGCTCTGTGAGGAAAAAGATGATGCTGACAGCAGGGACGTTTTGGTTGGATTGTTGAGGCAATCCAGATATCTCGAAGATGAAGTATATGCATCACGCATTGGCTTAGCCAATGGAGACGTCACGGGCAATGGACTGTCGGCGGGGAAAGATAATGCCCTTGATAAGATCGAGAATAATGACGATGAGAATGATGGGTCTGAAATACTTCTCAACCAACTTCAGGGTAGCCTGTGATACTTATGCTTCTGTTGTACAGGAAGTTGCTTCGTTGGAGGCAAGGTGTGGGGAAATTCTCCCTGTAGTGGGTCTCTTTCAAGTTTCAAAGAGCTCCTACGAAAATGTCAATCTGGTACACCATATAGTTCTGCTAATAGTTGCCAAGGATATGGATTTTGGAATTTCTCAGTGGGACCGTAAGCCTTAATACCCATGTTCGTGTTGATACATGAAGATTTGCTCAGCATAGGTATATTTCAGATGTTTGTTTTTGACCGAAACTATTGCTTACTTGATGAATATTTTTACCTTTTGTATCCATGATTCTTGTCACATTCAGCTGCTGCATTGAATTAGCATTTTATTagaaagagatatgatacgtttatcaCTTCTGTACAATTCTTGTACAActtgttttaaaattaaccattaaatatgTAGGATCAACATGTAGAAAAATAGATCGAATGACTAACCCCCGTTAGTTAGAatcgttaaaaaataaaataaaattaaaacctagagtgacaaaaatatcctaagtttagaaaataaatttacataaatacCCTAAAATGAACAAATGACCTTTTATTTACATTTAATATGTTAGCACCTTAGGTTATTTAGTAAATTCTGCTGCCCAACTCTCTTACGTTATTAAGAGAAGTATCtatgttatttcttttcttataaGTTAGTATCTTTTATTTCCTTAGTAAGAGTCCTAGCCTAATTGGAGTTGTAAGAGGCTTCCTTATATGGGACCTCTTAGTTCAAATCAGAATAGGTTTACTAGTCCAAACCTAATTCTAAGTCAATTGTAGTTCTATTTAAGCACTAGTTTTGCAATAAAGTGGCACAAAATTATTAAGACAAATTAACACTTCTGTTATGAGGTTTAAGGTCCTTCTAACGACTTTAACGAGGTTTAAGGTCCCTCTAACAACTTTAACATTCATCATAAGGAGAGCACGTAGGAGAAATCTTGTTGATTTTCCTGATCAACGACCAGTTACAAGATCTTCTCAAGGACTCGTAACataataaaactaaaaggtTTGAAACAAGAGACTCACTCCTAGTTTTCCTTCATAGAAGAACGGTAAtattccaattttttattatatttttaaatccaTTTCCATAAAGGAGCTCTCTTtgggtaggtttttttttttttttttaatggaggaACTAATGATTGTTGAAGTGGTTTTCTTCCCATATTATTTTCTGGGTGATTGAGTGTGATTGTTATTCCTCACCGTACAAAACTACCCTGGTTGTGTGGCCAGGGTTTTGTGACTCtgacaaatatttttccaaatttattttaaaattaaaagcatgCTATTGTCATGCTAAGACCAATTAAAAATGTATGATACATGATTTTGAAAATTGCTATTGAATTAAAGTTGACGcggatatctttttttttttcttttttttttttaaagttaatgtggtttttaaattcataattagaccaaaatttaataataatcggTTTTAAATtcaatgatatttttaaaagtcacatcaactttgacaaataaaaaaaatatatataaaaatatggtctttaatattattccaaaacttatatatttgttttaatacATTTTATAGCATTCCTATGATATTTTTGGACCTAGAGATGGTGCatgccccatttttttttttctttgttggtaATAGGAAAAGTAtacttttattagaaaaaacatACTTCTAATGGTAGCACCTGCCACCTATagctaagagcattcacagcaaTCTTAGCAAACTTATTAACTAAAATAGttaacaaaaaatcaaattgatctattttagctattaacCTTTTATACATCAAATTCagcattttaactattcactttttactattccatttaatATATAGGCTTCCTTTCTTCCTAAATGTGAAATGATCGACACAAATAATGTGAATATAGCCGCAACATAAATCAACAATTACAAGGCAAACTAAATTCGTGACCTATGCAAACTAGGAACATGACTTAAAACCAAATTTCACTTatacttcgtttgtttcgacgtaaaatatttttcgttataaaatattttcaagaaaatcatttttcaagaaaatacttttcacCGAAaacattttccggtgtttgacGCGtatggaaaatcacaaatattttttatactttcattcaatcatattaaattataaaaatcaatttttattcacaacataaaaatattaatgcaaaataatataaaaatcaccagTGACGAGATTCTGTCACTGATCGACAGGATTCCGACTATTGTTGCTGGATTCCGatgataaaggccggaatccaaATAGTTTCGTCTAGATTTGAGTTGGCTGAATTTTGGCGAAGGTGGCCAGAATTTGGCCATTTGTGCCGAATCCCGGTCAGTAGGCCGGAAGCCAACCATTTTGGCCGGAATTTAGCCTTTCTGGTTAGATCCAGGCCAGTTGGCCGGAATTCAATCGTTCTAGCAAGATCCCAGCCAGATGGTCGGAATCAAACCATTCTAGTCACTGGAATCCGGCGACAATGACCAGACGTGTCCAACACCGACCTGATTTCGACACTGACCAGATTTCGGTTGTGGTTGACTACTTGAGAGTAAAAGTCGACTGCATCTTTTAAAAGAGGGCATCTGTCGTAtggaaaaaatgatttacgcttttaaaaagtgtaaatcatttttcgaaatttactaatatttttgatcaaacgaaaatcattttcaagttGACTATCATTTGCGTCTCTACCAAatatcattttacgtcgaaacaaacgaagtatTAGCTTTAAGGTTTAATAAAAGTTCCCATTTTAAAATGGCTCTTCAActaaatcaaatattttttttaattagataattaattCGTTTTTGAAAGTTGAATTCATATTAAACTAAACTAACCAATTGGGTTTGGCCTTTATATATAGAAACTTTGTTTTGTATTTAACTTCAAAAAATCAATATAGGGAAGGGAGCTATAGATGTTAATAAATAGGATGAGGAGTGTCAATAGAGTTGATTATGCTTATTCTAGTTGCAGTACAGGCTGATCTTCCTCTCCATCCTTGGTGGCCTCAGCACCTTAACCCTCATAGGTGGAGTGAGGAGGTTTGCATCATTCCATGCCGATTAAGATGCAACCATCACTTTTCCTACTATCCCAAAGCACATGAACTTTGTTTAGGTGCATGTATGAATGCATGCATTCGCGAATGGCGTTATCTATTAAGGGAGTAATTCTAGATGTCACCCACGTACATATCGTCTTTGTAtcctcttaaaattgatgttgCTTTTTTCCATGTGGTTTAGGATCGGCTGATGAGACGATgtgatttggttgaactttagtTCATGGAGGTGATTTTATTCATCTTAACCAAGTCTTCCAAGAAGCAAGTAACTCTCTTGATGAATTCGAACGGCTTAATGGGCATGAGCCAGATGTGCGGAATACCATTCTCAAAGATGTGCGGAATACCATTCTCAAAGTATCACCAACACTTTGGTAGAAGTCCCCAACATGGATGGTTAATTTAATTGGGATGTAGCTGTGGATAAGGACCATAAGAGTATAGAAATTGGTATTGTAGTTCGGAATTATGAGAGTCACATTGACAGCACGTAGCACCACAAGAAATATTTTAGCAGAACCTGTTGTGAATGAAGCTTTGACTGCTTTATATGTTGTGGAGTTTAATCAAAGCCGACCACAAAAATTGGAGCAATTTTGGTCCATGGATGGAGGgagggggtcgagaggggtcaaatgcccccctTCTCCTCTCATCTCCCAAAAACTTCATTtagtcttgaaattttttttcttcaaaaattcTAGTTGTCTATCCTCAAAAATTTATCTATGgtcaaatatttttcaaaatgattgAGATTCACTAGTCATAGCGAGGTCTTGTTACTTTTTCAAGTGGTTTTGTCAAACAACTAAAACATGAAAGCAAAAAACTAGGCACAAGAGGTTGAAGACCCATTCACCTTGAAGACGAGTCAAAGCGTCCGACCACAATACACATTTTCTTTGAAATAAATAACGCATCGTTTAACTTAAATAAatggataattgtaccgttggtccctgtggtatgccataattatttttcactccctatggtttaaaaagtgcatgggaggttcCTGtgatatgtaataattacaaatcgatccctacagtcaaattcagttaaaaattttaacagactttgtcaaatgccacgtcagggccacgtgtcgccatcttaatagtaacacgtggcgctgacatgtccatctaataaaataatataaatttattaaaaaataaataaaaatatttatttttttttgaaaaaattaaaattaaaattcaaaaaaaaaataaaagaaaaagtaataagGTTGcaagggggtggcgcgcggccacccccccttacctgctagtttttttttttcttcttcttcttttttttttttagttttttttttaaacaaataaatttatttatttattttttaataaatttatattatttatgaagatggacatgtgtcgccatcttattggcgacacgtggcgttgacgtgtagggctaacatattccgtcaaaatggtggacggaaaatcgactcagggagtaaaacgtaattattgcatatcacagggaccttccatgtactttttaaatcataagaactgaaaaataattatggcatattaCAGgaaccaacggtacaattattcCTTAAATAAAGGATAAAAGTTTATAtcactcaaaataaaaaaaa harbors:
- the LOC133880321 gene encoding pentatricopeptide repeat-containing protein At1g02150, with protein sequence MLLQPSLHHHNVSLSSSLSYARPLPCRVPSLALPTAANYRGVPITVTCSISQIHSYGTVDYERRPMVKWNAIYKRISLMENHELGSGSVLDQWEKEGRKLSKWELCRVVKELRKFKRYKHALEVYDWMNDKGERFRLSTSDAAIQLDLIGKVRGISGAEEYFLKMPDTLRDRRIYGALLNAYVKAKMREKAESLLDEIKSKGFATHALPYNVMMTLYMNLKEYDKVDSIVSEMMEKSMQLDIYSYNIWLSSRGSQGSAEKMEQVFEQMKLDRTIIPNWTTFSTMATMYIKMGQFEKAEDCLKKVESRITGRDRIPYHYLISLYGNVGNKEEAYRVWKVYRTIFPIVPNLGYHAIISSLVRLGDIERAEKIYEEWLQVKSSYDPRIGNLLMGWYVKEGNLDKAESFFNQMVETGGKPNSSTWETLVEGHMGEKRISEALSCWKEAFMAEGSKSWRPKPANVSTFFELCEEKDDADSRDVLVGLLRQSRYLEDEVYASRIGLANGDVTGNGLSAGKDNALDKIENNDDENDGSEILLNQLQGSL